One segment of Treponema pectinovorum DNA contains the following:
- the truA gene encoding tRNA pseudouridine(38-40) synthase TruA, which produces MRNILLKISYDGTDFCGWQTQNFADKGKPCRTVQQTVETALERLHKTKISIQGSGRTDSGVHAFAQAANFFSPVDSIPIENYPRALNCLLPDDVRIMDASVVSDDFSSRYSATSRIYRYFISSQTPSATSMRYVWNISHKPDIKVLNEMAQVLRGEMNCSTFASAGDQSVSMNRFIDDAHFFYEGETLVFQIEANAFLWKMVRSITGSLIHFERLGKDASFFREVAQSHDRKKAGPTAPAKGLFLYEVKFDGLRRHV; this is translated from the coding sequence TTGAGAAACATACTGCTTAAAATTTCTTATGATGGCACCGATTTTTGCGGATGGCAGACTCAAAATTTTGCAGACAAAGGAAAACCCTGTAGAACCGTTCAGCAGACTGTAGAAACTGCTCTGGAAAGATTGCATAAAACAAAAATCTCAATACAAGGAAGCGGAAGAACGGACAGTGGAGTTCACGCCTTTGCACAGGCGGCAAATTTTTTTTCTCCAGTGGATTCAATTCCGATAGAAAATTATCCGCGTGCGCTAAACTGCCTTTTGCCAGATGATGTTCGTATAATGGATGCAAGCGTTGTAAGCGACGATTTTTCAAGCAGGTACAGTGCAACGAGCCGCATTTACAGATATTTTATAAGCAGTCAAACGCCCTCGGCAACTTCGATGCGCTACGTATGGAATATATCGCACAAGCCAGATATAAAAGTTTTAAACGAGATGGCACAGGTTTTGCGTGGAGAGATGAATTGCTCAACTTTTGCGAGTGCAGGAGACCAAAGCGTTTCTATGAATCGTTTTATAGACGATGCCCATTTTTTTTATGAAGGAGAAACTTTGGTCTTTCAAATCGAAGCAAATGCTTTTTTGTGGAAGATGGTGCGCTCAATAACAGGCAGTTTGATTCACTTTGAAAGGCTCGGAAAAGACGCAAGTTTTTTTAGAGAAGTTGCTCAAAGCCATGACAGAAAAAAAGCGGGACCTACAGCGCCTGCAAAGGGACTTTTTTTGTACGAAGTAAAATTTGACGGACTGCGCCGCCATGTCTAA
- a CDS encoding DUF2225 domain-containing protein: MVYRTSSSKKTLDSDKKIKLSYWSKNKCTCPVCKKIFEREEMLTGGGRMIAGELTDELHRKFEPSEKFGKVYPLIYSVGACPKCHTAFFWKDFEEINDNASLNALLEDSENRKTSVNTMFPYYELTRERTLLDGVAMYYLALLSYEKVDLGYAPTIKRAMISLRLAWLCKDLDDAVPNHNFLYASEVFYRKAQFFYEQTLINETKRIETIAKVNNFGPDIDKNYGYDGVIYLNSLLEFKYGQQQDMQMRYKKLDENKRSIARIFGLGKSSKSKPGPLLEKSRDLYDKLTSTLNEANIISVDD, from the coding sequence ATGGTATATCGCACGAGTTCATCAAAAAAAACACTTGATTCTGACAAAAAGATAAAACTTTCGTATTGGTCAAAGAATAAGTGTACTTGTCCTGTATGCAAAAAAATTTTTGAGCGCGAAGAGATGCTTACTGGTGGTGGAAGAATGATTGCAGGAGAGCTTACCGATGAACTGCACAGAAAATTTGAACCTTCCGAAAAATTCGGCAAAGTATATCCTTTAATCTATTCGGTTGGTGCTTGTCCAAAATGTCATACCGCTTTTTTCTGGAAAGATTTTGAAGAGATAAACGATAATGCTTCTTTAAATGCTTTGCTCGAAGATAGCGAAAATCGAAAAACATCAGTAAATACGATGTTTCCGTATTATGAGCTTACTCGCGAGCGCACTTTGCTAGACGGAGTTGCAATGTATTATCTTGCACTTTTAAGTTACGAAAAAGTCGACTTGGGTTATGCTCCAACGATAAAACGTGCGATGATTTCTTTAAGGCTTGCCTGGCTTTGTAAAGATTTAGACGATGCAGTGCCCAATCACAATTTTTTGTATGCATCAGAAGTTTTTTACAGAAAAGCACAGTTTTTTTACGAGCAAACGCTGATAAACGAAACAAAAAGGATAGAAACAATCGCAAAGGTCAATAATTTTGGACCTGATATAGATAAAAATTACGGATATGACGGAGTCATCTATCTGAATTCTCTATTAGAGTTTAAATATGGTCAGCAGCAGGATATGCAGATGCGCTATAAAAAATTAGATGAAAACAAGCGTTCAATCGCCCGCATTTTTGGACTCGGCAAATCTTCAAAATCAAAACCAGGACCACTTTTGGAAAAATCGCGCGACCTTTACGATAAATTGACTTCTACCCTAAACGAAGCGAATATCATTTCTGTTGACGATTGA
- the acpS gene encoding holo-ACP synthase yields the protein MIYGVGTDIAKVSRFEKWIKNPKIFLRFFNEKEQYPRDLQKNVYACTCHYASRFAAKEAFVKALGTGFAGITLNDFYLAKNEEGKPYFKFGKDTKAILDKRLGQKYNIQVSISHEKEYAVAFVIIEILS from the coding sequence ATGATTTACGGGGTGGGAACTGATATTGCAAAGGTCAGTCGTTTTGAAAAATGGATAAAAAATCCGAAAATTTTCCTGAGGTTTTTTAACGAAAAAGAACAGTATCCGCGTGATTTGCAAAAAAACGTCTATGCTTGCACTTGCCATTATGCATCGCGCTTTGCAGCAAAAGAAGCATTTGTAAAAGCCTTGGGTACAGGTTTTGCAGGAATAACTTTAAACGATTTTTATCTTGCAAAAAATGAAGAAGGAAAACCCTATTTTAAATTTGGCAAAGATACAAAAGCGATTTTAGATAAAAGACTTGGTCAAAAATACAATATTCAAGTTTCAATAAGCCATGAAAAAGAATATGCAGTTGCTTTTGTTATTATCGAGATTTTAAGTTAG
- a CDS encoding CdaR family protein, whose translation MKIREFINKATDNWPVKAACVLLALCLYIFYTLSMQEKRSFTVPLRIKSVSGIAPAGHYPSTVKITLKGKTEDIASIRENEISAYLSLDYLSKDGTYSIPVLVDLPQQALLLDTMEVMVYPKEVKLKVEEQISGFVNVKPLINGEVAYGYEIKKVTLKPETVEIYGPRSMVLNCNRVQTKGIFVKNAETTFETQVDIESPGAFLKLKDSQKIFATVEIAAIFSEKKFSNVSIGFSGLSDDFEVSPQSFADIQLAGSLAELEKFVPPYGTLYVDCSSIEKTGTYELPIIVSVPEKFTVKSLSKQKITVNVKRVSKTGEFEEKLNDEINPIIPESKPEKTENNSGDI comes from the coding sequence ATGAAAATAAGGGAATTTATAAATAAAGCGACAGATAATTGGCCAGTAAAAGCCGCCTGTGTTCTTTTAGCTTTGTGTCTTTACATATTTTACACTCTTTCGATGCAGGAAAAACGCTCTTTCACAGTGCCTTTGCGCATAAAATCTGTTTCTGGCATTGCGCCGGCAGGGCACTATCCTTCAACTGTAAAAATAACTCTAAAAGGAAAAACAGAAGACATCGCTTCAATAAGAGAAAACGAAATTTCTGCATATTTGAGTTTGGACTATCTTTCAAAAGATGGCACTTATTCAATTCCTGTTTTGGTGGATTTGCCTCAACAAGCGCTTCTTTTAGATACGATGGAAGTTATGGTCTATCCTAAAGAAGTAAAATTAAAGGTTGAAGAGCAAATTTCAGGATTCGTCAATGTAAAACCTCTTATAAACGGAGAAGTTGCATACGGTTACGAAATTAAAAAGGTAACTTTAAAGCCTGAAACCGTAGAAATATATGGACCTCGCTCTATGGTTTTAAACTGCAACAGAGTTCAGACAAAGGGAATTTTTGTAAAAAATGCAGAAACGACCTTTGAAACTCAAGTTGACATTGAAAGTCCAGGTGCATTTTTAAAATTAAAAGACAGTCAGAAGATCTTTGCCACTGTAGAAATTGCTGCAATTTTTTCAGAAAAAAAGTTTAGCAATGTTTCAATCGGTTTTTCTGGTCTTTCAGACGATTTTGAAGTTTCACCTCAATCATTTGCAGATATTCAACTAGCAGGTTCACTTGCAGAACTTGAAAAATTTGTTCCTCCCTATGGAACTTTGTACGTAGATTGCTCCTCCATAGAAAAAACTGGAACTTATGAACTTCCAATAATCGTTTCTGTGCCAGAAAAATTTACTGTAAAATCTTTGTCCAAACAAAAAATAACAGTGAATGTAAAAAGAGTTTCAAAAACTGGCGAATTTGAAGAAAAACTAAATGATGAAATAAATCCTATTATCCCAGAAAGTAAACCCGAAAAAACTGAAAATAACAGTGGAGATATATGA
- the cdaA gene encoding diadenylate cyclase CdaA, with amino-acid sequence MNAFENLVKIYDFIRPIFDIAIMAFIFYKAYEIIVKTNALQIIKAAIVVAMAYALALLLHLSMLLWVLQKLAPGIVICFAIVFQPELRKVFLKIGQSQWFTFGNRSKHTYVDTVIIAAEILSKMKRGMLVVFTRHTKLDDIIETGTKINADLSSALLVTIFGHDTPLHDAACIVQNGKIISAGCFLPLSEQYDIKKTFGTRHRAALGLSEQTDAVVLVVSEESGAISLAYDSQLHYDLNSNQITKQLEKLLDMTAAQKTIEDTIDENKGIYK; translated from the coding sequence TTGAACGCTTTTGAAAACCTCGTAAAGATTTACGATTTTATTAGACCGATTTTTGATATAGCGATAATGGCTTTTATTTTCTATAAAGCCTACGAAATAATAGTAAAGACAAATGCACTGCAAATCATAAAAGCTGCAATCGTTGTTGCTATGGCTTATGCACTTGCCTTGCTACTTCATCTTTCTATGCTTCTTTGGGTTTTGCAAAAACTTGCGCCTGGAATCGTTATCTGTTTTGCAATAGTTTTTCAGCCAGAGCTTAGAAAAGTGTTCCTAAAAATTGGTCAAAGTCAGTGGTTCACCTTCGGAAATCGCTCTAAGCACACCTATGTGGACACTGTAATAATCGCAGCGGAAATCCTTTCTAAAATGAAAAGAGGAATGTTAGTCGTTTTTACAAGGCATACAAAGCTAGACGACATAATAGAAACAGGAACAAAGATAAACGCGGATCTTTCCAGTGCACTTTTGGTTACAATATTTGGACATGACACGCCTTTGCACGACGCGGCTTGTATAGTTCAAAACGGAAAGATAATTTCTGCCGGTTGTTTTTTGCCTTTGAGCGAACAGTACGACATAAAAAAGACCTTTGGAACAAGACACAGAGCTGCACTTGGTTTAAGTGAACAAACAGACGCTGTAGTTTTAGTAGTTTCTGAAGAATCTGGAGCAATAAGCCTTGCGTATGATAGTCAGTTGCATTATGACTTAAATTCAAATCAGATAACAAAGCAACTTGAAAAACTTCTGGATATGACCGCAGCTCAAAAAACTATTGAGGATACTATAGATGAAAATAAGGGAATTTATAAATAA
- the folP gene encoding dihydropteroate synthase, with protein sequence MIELKLADRNIKTENRAFVMGIINTTEDSFWEKSRGGVEQALRMIDEGADILDFGAESTRPGSNYVSAEEECKRLLPVLKEVRKHSSIPISIDTRKYEVMKACYEEGADILNDISALEDDSCLAPFCAQKKLPVILMHKRATPDVMQNDTHYDDIFLEVDSYLKKRVDYALNQGITSDKIILDPGIGFGKNAQDNCTLIKKCGLLCDSKYPVLMALSRKSVIGALTGRAVEQRLIGTVCADLISVLNGAFMIRVHDVKEAVDSLAVLKGIEG encoded by the coding sequence ATGATTGAATTAAAACTTGCAGATAGAAATATCAAAACAGAAAATAGAGCCTTTGTTATGGGAATCATAAACACCACGGAAGATTCATTTTGGGAAAAAAGCCGTGGCGGTGTAGAGCAGGCTCTTCGCATGATTGATGAAGGTGCGGATATATTGGATTTTGGTGCTGAATCCACAAGGCCGGGCTCTAATTATGTCAGTGCAGAAGAGGAATGTAAAAGGCTGCTTCCAGTTTTAAAAGAGGTAAGAAAACACTCATCAATTCCGATTTCCATCGACACTCGAAAGTACGAAGTTATGAAAGCCTGCTATGAAGAAGGCGCAGATATTTTAAATGACATATCTGCCTTGGAAGACGATTCTTGCCTTGCACCGTTTTGCGCTCAAAAAAAACTTCCTGTCATCCTGATGCACAAGAGGGCAACTCCAGATGTTATGCAAAACGACACCCACTACGACGACATCTTTTTGGAAGTCGATTCATACTTGAAAAAAAGAGTGGATTACGCTTTAAATCAAGGTATAACAAGTGATAAAATAATTCTGGATCCGGGAATTGGCTTTGGAAAAAATGCACAGGACAACTGCACTTTGATAAAAAAATGCGGACTTTTGTGCGATTCAAAATATCCAGTTTTGATGGCTCTTTCAAGGAAATCTGTGATAGGAGCTTTGACAGGAAGAGCTGTTGAGCAAAGGCTGATTGGAACTGTCTGTGCAGATTTGATTTCTGTTTTAAATGGGGCTTTTATGATAAGGGTTCACGATGTAAAAGAGGCAGTGGATTCTCTTGCAGTTTTAAAAGGTATAGAGGGATAA
- the dxs gene encoding 1-deoxy-D-xylulose-5-phosphate synthase, whose translation MLLSNIHSPEDLKKIPKKDLSKLADEVRKKIIEVVGKNGGHLASNLGVVELTIALHRVFSSPDDAIIFDVSHQCYAHKMFTGRYEQFQTIRKYGGISGFTRKTESEHDFFDNGHSSTSISQGLGLLTSWELTGKKGKVVAVIGDGALTGGMALEAMNHAGQLGKNLIVVLNDNQMSISQNTGSISKYLSRLTMSNFYQSIRHKIDSLVSKIPNSNRHLGKFIYRCKRAIKGLFLSNNFFTDLGFEYVGPLDGHNIKEMEDVFNDVKNLKGPVVVHIVTKKGKGYSPAENDPASFHGIGPFLISDGKVEKFDLMSFTESFSRTLVEIALKNTKIAAITAAMSKGTGLDSFARHYPQRFFDVGIAEEHAVTFAAGLATGGMIPVVAIYSTFIQRAIDQIIHDVALPKLPVVFCFDRAGIVPGDGETHQGMFDIALLRCVPNLTLLSPATALDMNLCLDWAIKAEKPVALRYPKSACPTELKAFENPVKEGQGIFIKSEEFAPALSVKFEDEIQEPKNKAKSILFVTTGGMLAEVIQACRNLMIEGIEADIYSLRFIKPLDFDHLYSYAKDRSAVVFVEDAVITGGIAEELQRFFFEKGFFKTCVCAIPQKFIVQGNRNQICEDVKLDPRSLAQKAYEMVGEK comes from the coding sequence TTGCTACTTTCGAATATACATTCTCCAGAAGACCTAAAAAAAATTCCCAAAAAAGACCTTTCAAAACTTGCAGATGAAGTAAGAAAAAAAATAATAGAAGTAGTAGGCAAAAATGGAGGGCATCTAGCATCAAACTTGGGTGTCGTAGAACTTACGATTGCCTTGCACAGAGTTTTTTCTTCTCCAGATGATGCGATAATTTTTGATGTAAGCCACCAATGCTATGCTCACAAGATGTTTACAGGTCGCTATGAGCAATTTCAAACTATAAGAAAATACGGTGGAATTTCAGGATTTACACGCAAAACAGAAAGCGAGCACGATTTTTTTGACAACGGACATTCTTCAACATCTATTTCTCAGGGATTGGGGCTTTTAACATCCTGGGAATTGACCGGAAAAAAAGGAAAAGTGGTTGCAGTGATTGGAGATGGTGCTTTGACCGGTGGAATGGCCCTTGAAGCTATGAATCACGCAGGTCAACTTGGGAAAAATTTGATAGTTGTTCTAAACGACAATCAGATGTCAATTTCTCAAAATACTGGTTCTATCTCAAAATATTTAAGCCGCCTAACGATGTCTAACTTTTATCAGAGCATAAGGCACAAAATCGACTCTTTGGTTTCAAAAATTCCAAATTCAAACAGGCATTTGGGAAAATTCATCTACAGATGCAAGAGGGCGATAAAAGGTCTTTTTTTAAGCAACAATTTTTTTACAGATTTAGGTTTTGAATACGTAGGTCCTCTAGACGGCCACAACATAAAAGAGATGGAAGATGTTTTTAACGATGTAAAAAACTTAAAAGGGCCAGTTGTAGTTCACATCGTAACAAAAAAAGGAAAAGGATATTCTCCTGCGGAAAATGACCCTGCTTCGTTCCACGGAATAGGTCCTTTTTTAATTTCCGATGGAAAAGTTGAAAAGTTCGATTTGATGAGTTTTACGGAAAGTTTTAGCAGGACTCTTGTTGAAATCGCTCTAAAAAATACAAAAATCGCGGCGATAACCGCTGCAATGTCAAAAGGAACAGGGCTTGACTCCTTTGCGCGACATTATCCACAGCGTTTTTTTGACGTTGGAATTGCAGAAGAGCATGCTGTAACCTTTGCCGCAGGGCTTGCAACTGGCGGAATGATTCCTGTTGTGGCGATATATTCAACTTTTATACAGAGGGCAATCGATCAGATAATTCACGATGTTGCTCTTCCGAAGCTTCCTGTTGTATTTTGCTTTGACAGAGCGGGCATCGTTCCTGGCGATGGGGAAACTCATCAGGGAATGTTTGACATTGCTCTATTGCGGTGCGTTCCAAATTTAACCCTTTTATCTCCTGCAACAGCTTTGGATATGAACTTGTGTCTTGACTGGGCTATAAAAGCCGAAAAACCTGTTGCACTTCGCTATCCAAAATCTGCCTGTCCTACGGAATTAAAAGCGTTTGAAAATCCTGTAAAAGAAGGGCAAGGAATCTTTATAAAAAGCGAAGAATTTGCTCCTGCGCTCAGCGTAAAATTTGAAGATGAAATACAAGAGCCTAAAAATAAAGCAAAGAGCATTCTTTTTGTTACAACTGGAGGAATGCTTGCAGAAGTGATTCAAGCGTGCAGAAATCTTATGATAGAAGGCATAGAGGCTGATATTTATTCGCTTAGATTCATAAAACCGCTGGATTTTGACCACCTTTATTCTTATGCAAAAGATAGAAGTGCTGTTGTTTTTGTAGAAGATGCGGTTATAACCGGCGGCATTGCAGAAGAACTTCAAAGATTTTTTTTTGAAAAAGGATTTTTTAAAACCTGTGTCTGTGCAATTCCTCAAAAATTTATCGTTCAGGGAAATCGAAATCAAATTTGTGAAGACGTAAAACTAGATCCGCGCTCTCTTGCGCAAAAAGCATACGAAATGGTAGGAGAAAAATGA
- a CDS encoding DNA-directed RNA polymerase subunit omega: MIFPLEQLVRFTGNVYEITVAASRRAYQMTMIKDPSIEQNDGKVASLAARQLFENQVQYRIEQK; this comes from the coding sequence ATGATTTTTCCATTGGAGCAGCTTGTAAGATTCACTGGCAATGTTTATGAGATAACAGTAGCTGCCAGTCGTCGTGCTTACCAGATGACGATGATAAAAGATCCGTCAATTGAGCAAAACGACGGAAAAGTAGCATCTTTGGCTGCCAGACAGCTTTTTGAAAATCAGGTTCAATACAGAATCGAACAGAAGTAA
- the recO gene encoding DNA repair protein RecO has product MRTFSYQATILSVKHSGENNSRVTLLTKEEGIIYAILYGGPKSKLRSLVSPFNRGIAYIYKDELKKSSKITDFDVKSYHPTFRENLFKSYAANFAGEILLKSKCAGSAEQTFILYNALLDGMEASNENESKLGLLRFIWRYIDLLGVRPDSSCCCQCGKSFIQGKLNDESLDCWASYSEIENGFICNDCLNDKIMPFCLSKKSLTYLEAVSVLKPKDVRNIAIDLSSMVEIKELCYSLIQVACNTTFLSLQSGIGIL; this is encoded by the coding sequence ATGCGAACTTTTTCATACCAGGCAACAATTCTTTCTGTAAAACACTCAGGAGAAAACAACAGCAGGGTAACTCTTTTAACAAAGGAAGAAGGAATAATTTATGCTATTTTATACGGCGGTCCTAAAAGCAAACTTCGCTCACTTGTAAGCCCTTTTAACAGAGGAATCGCATACATATACAAAGATGAATTAAAAAAATCTTCAAAAATTACAGATTTCGACGTAAAAAGTTATCATCCCACATTTAGAGAAAATCTTTTTAAAAGTTATGCCGCAAATTTTGCAGGAGAAATCCTTTTAAAATCAAAATGCGCAGGAAGTGCAGAACAGACTTTTATCCTCTACAACGCTTTACTAGACGGAATGGAAGCAAGCAATGAAAATGAAAGCAAGCTTGGACTGTTAAGATTTATCTGGAGATACATCGATTTGCTTGGGGTTCGACCAGATTCTTCTTGCTGTTGCCAATGCGGAAAATCTTTTATACAAGGAAAGTTAAACGATGAATCTTTGGACTGCTGGGCATCTTATAGCGAAATTGAAAACGGATTTATATGCAACGATTGCTTAAATGACAAGATTATGCCGTTTTGTCTATCTAAAAAATCGTTAACCTATCTTGAAGCTGTAAGTGTTTTAAAACCAAAAGATGTAAGAAACATCGCAATAGATTTATCTTCAATGGTAGAAATAAAAGAATTGTGCTATTCACTAATTCAAGTTGCATGTAACACGACTTTTTTGTCTTTGCAGTCAGGAATTGGGATTTTATAA
- the recJ gene encoding single-stranded-DNA-specific exonuclease RecJ — translation MKIWNKKKISGEKIRELSAKYGIDQITSSILLRRGITDGKDLLYYLEDDKRFLHNPFLFNSMEDAVDRILQAQEEGEIVLIFGDRDVDGISSTTILYERLKSMGIEVEWRLPNGNDGYGLSIEAVDDFYKKNGTLIITVDCGISNNLEIAHAQELGINVIILDHHNPPEKLPEGAIIVDPKCKDSGYPFQDISGAAVAYKTSLALRFTKSSLYKQEICLLCAKKDGKQATISALKVRNLVKQDFLEESFECGTVDFLKTKFHSFLNGQQIFVWNDAETAYILKDAFGPSIQFNLFDIQKEISKLIPQTKGMSLAKLKLSSKIAKYNPECATEIGSFFNIFVTYTNLLLSQNEKKDLIQEDKDLQLVALAALADIMPLKDENRILVKQGVKAINDGKTREGLVELMSKLKLLGQKMTSSKLSWNVVPVLNATGRLGVPELGMQLFLEGDANKRDKIAQQIIELNAERKQLGNEAWFIGEKKAEQSIEHFGKKLCVIIDEKINRGVSGILAGRLVATYNVPSMAITFVDDVAIGSMRSCRGFSIPPFLEKMSDLFINHGGHDFAAGFTFEKNRLEDFKRRLEELSKAIKLESEEEKTFEIDAELPPEYLNPQILNLVDTFEPYGEANPELTFLTQGLKIQDALTMGRPEPVHLKLILDAGKSKWPAVFFGGANLLHNEFEQGDKIDVLYQLQRNVFNGNTTPQMILSQTRKTLTQEE, via the coding sequence ATGAAAATTTGGAATAAGAAAAAAATCTCTGGAGAAAAAATCAGGGAACTATCTGCAAAATACGGAATCGACCAGATAACATCTTCTATTCTGCTTAGGCGTGGAATAACAGACGGCAAAGATTTGCTCTACTATCTTGAAGACGACAAGAGATTTTTGCACAACCCATTTTTATTCAATTCCATGGAAGATGCAGTCGATAGAATTCTTCAAGCACAGGAAGAAGGCGAAATCGTATTGATTTTTGGAGACCGCGATGTAGACGGAATTTCTAGCACAACTATTTTGTACGAAAGATTAAAATCCATGGGAATAGAAGTTGAATGGAGACTCCCAAATGGAAACGATGGCTACGGACTTTCAATCGAAGCAGTTGATGATTTTTACAAAAAAAATGGAACTTTGATAATAACCGTAGACTGCGGAATTTCAAACAATTTAGAAATCGCTCATGCACAGGAATTGGGAATTAACGTTATAATTTTAGACCACCACAATCCGCCAGAAAAACTTCCAGAAGGTGCAATAATCGTAGATCCAAAATGCAAAGATTCTGGATATCCATTTCAAGATATTTCTGGTGCCGCTGTCGCTTATAAAACCTCTTTAGCACTTCGCTTTACAAAATCTTCACTCTACAAACAGGAAATCTGCCTGCTCTGTGCAAAAAAAGACGGAAAACAGGCAACCATAAGCGCTTTAAAAGTTAGAAATCTCGTAAAGCAGGATTTTTTGGAAGAGAGTTTTGAATGTGGCACTGTTGATTTTTTAAAGACGAAATTCCATTCATTTTTAAACGGGCAGCAAATTTTTGTTTGGAACGATGCGGAAACAGCCTATATCTTAAAAGACGCTTTTGGTCCTTCAATTCAATTCAACCTTTTTGACATTCAAAAAGAAATTTCAAAATTGATTCCGCAGACCAAAGGAATGAGTCTGGCAAAATTAAAACTTTCTTCAAAAATTGCAAAGTATAATCCAGAATGTGCAACAGAAATCGGAAGTTTTTTCAATATTTTTGTAACTTACACAAATCTCTTGCTTTCTCAAAACGAAAAAAAAGATTTAATACAAGAAGACAAAGATTTACAGCTCGTAGCGCTCGCTGCCCTTGCAGACATAATGCCTTTAAAAGATGAAAATCGCATACTCGTAAAACAAGGCGTAAAAGCGATTAACGACGGAAAAACTCGAGAAGGGCTTGTTGAACTGATGTCAAAATTAAAGCTTTTAGGTCAAAAAATGACGAGTTCAAAATTGAGCTGGAATGTTGTTCCAGTTTTAAACGCTACAGGACGGCTCGGAGTTCCAGAACTTGGAATGCAACTTTTTCTTGAAGGCGATGCAAATAAACGCGATAAAATAGCACAGCAAATAATTGAGTTAAATGCAGAACGAAAACAACTCGGTAACGAGGCGTGGTTCATCGGCGAAAAAAAAGCAGAACAGAGCATAGAGCATTTTGGGAAAAAGCTCTGTGTCATAATAGACGAAAAGATAAACCGCGGAGTTTCTGGCATTCTTGCGGGAAGGCTTGTTGCAACCTACAATGTTCCATCGATGGCTATAACTTTTGTTGATGATGTTGCGATAGGTTCAATGCGAAGTTGTAGGGGATTTTCGATTCCTCCATTTTTAGAAAAGATGTCAGATTTATTTATAAACCATGGAGGGCATGACTTTGCAGCAGGATTCACTTTTGAAAAAAACAGGCTTGAAGATTTTAAAAGGCGATTGGAAGAACTTTCTAAAGCGATAAAACTGGAAAGCGAAGAAGAAAAAACTTTTGAAATCGACGCAGAACTTCCGCCCGAATATCTAAATCCACAAATTCTAAATCTTGTTGATACTTTTGAGCCTTATGGAGAAGCAAATCCTGAACTTACTTTTTTAACTCAAGGATTAAAAATTCAGGACGCGCTGACAATGGGTCGTCCAGAGCCAGTCCATTTAAAACTTATACTCGATGCGGGAAAATCAAAATGGCCAGCTGTTTTTTTTGGCGGAGCAAATTTGCTGCACAATGAATTTGAACAAGGCGATAAGATAGATGTCCTTTATCAACTGCAACGCAATGTTTTTAATGGAAACACGACTCCACAGATGATTTTAAGCCAAACAAGAAAAACTCTCACTCAAGAAGAATAG